A stretch of the Streptomyces venezuelae genome encodes the following:
- a CDS encoding NADH-quinone oxidoreductase subunit M — translation MNFPLLTVTAAVPAAGAILTAAVPAARRTAAKWLALLVSLATLALAALVAIRFEPGGARYQLTESHAWIPDFGVRYELGVDGIGVALIALTALLIPFIIAAGWHDADPLETKSSRWRPTQGFFALILMVEAMVIISFAATDVFVFYIFFEAMLIPMYFLIGGFGDRAHAGTDENAAAQRSYAAVKFLLYNLAGGLIMLAAVIGLYVVAGTFSLQEIADLRAAGKLEMATNTERLLFLGFFFAFAVKAPLWPLHTWLPNAMGESTAPVAVLITAVVDKVGTFAMLRFCLGLFPEASKWATPVVLVLALISIVYGALLAVGQRDIKRLVAYASISHFGFIILGIFAMTSQGQSGATLYMVNHGLSTAALMLVAGFLISRRGSRLIADYGGVQKVAPVLAGTFLIGGLATLSLPGLAPFVSEFLVLVGTFARYPVVGIIATFGIVLAALYTLVLYQRTMTGPVKEEVRSMPDLRLRELLVVAPLIALLIFLGVYPKPLTEIVNPAVQHTMSDVNEKDPQPTVPTVEAAK, via the coding sequence ATGAACTTCCCGCTTCTGACGGTGACGGCCGCGGTCCCGGCGGCCGGCGCGATCCTCACGGCGGCCGTACCGGCCGCCCGCCGGACCGCGGCCAAATGGCTCGCACTGCTCGTCTCCCTGGCGACGCTGGCGCTGGCGGCGCTCGTCGCGATCCGCTTCGAGCCCGGTGGCGCCCGCTACCAGCTCACCGAATCCCACGCCTGGATCCCCGACTTCGGGGTCCGCTACGAACTGGGCGTGGACGGCATCGGCGTAGCGCTGATCGCGCTCACCGCCCTGCTGATCCCGTTCATCATCGCGGCCGGCTGGCACGACGCCGATCCGCTGGAGACGAAGAGCTCACGCTGGCGGCCGACGCAGGGCTTCTTCGCCCTGATCCTGATGGTCGAGGCGATGGTGATCATCTCCTTCGCCGCCACCGACGTCTTTGTCTTCTACATCTTCTTCGAAGCCATGCTCATCCCGATGTACTTCCTCATCGGAGGCTTCGGGGACCGGGCCCACGCCGGGACCGACGAGAACGCAGCCGCCCAGCGCTCCTACGCCGCGGTCAAGTTCCTGCTCTACAACCTGGCCGGCGGCCTGATCATGCTGGCCGCGGTCATCGGGCTGTATGTGGTCGCCGGGACCTTCTCCCTCCAGGAGATCGCCGACCTGCGCGCCGCGGGCAAGCTGGAGATGGCGACCAACACCGAGCGGCTGCTCTTCCTCGGGTTCTTCTTCGCCTTCGCGGTGAAGGCCCCGCTGTGGCCGCTGCACACCTGGCTGCCCAACGCCATGGGGGAGTCCACCGCCCCGGTCGCCGTCCTGATCACCGCGGTGGTCGACAAGGTCGGCACCTTCGCGATGCTCCGCTTCTGCCTCGGCCTGTTCCCCGAGGCCAGCAAGTGGGCCACCCCGGTGGTCCTGGTCCTGGCCCTGATCAGCATCGTGTACGGCGCGCTGCTGGCGGTCGGCCAGCGGGACATCAAGCGCCTGGTCGCCTACGCCTCGATCTCGCACTTCGGCTTCATCATCCTGGGCATCTTCGCGATGACCTCCCAGGGCCAGTCCGGTGCCACCCTCTACATGGTCAACCACGGCCTGTCGACGGCGGCGCTGATGCTGGTGGCCGGATTCCTGATCTCCCGGCGCGGCTCCCGGCTCATCGCCGACTACGGCGGTGTGCAGAAGGTCGCCCCGGTCCTCGCCGGCACCTTCCTGATCGGCGGCCTCGCCACCCTCTCGCTGCCGGGCCTGGCGCCGTTCGTGAGTGAATTCCTGGTGCTGGTGGGCACCTTCGCCCGGTATCCGGTGGTCGGCATCATCGCCACCTTCGGCATCGTGCTGGCCGCGCTCTACACCCTGGTGCTGTACCAGCGCACCATGACCGGCCCGGTGAAGGAGGAGGTCCGGTCCATGCCGGACCTGCGCCTGCGGGAGCTGCTGGTCGTCGCTCCGCTGATCGCCCTGCTGATCTTCCTGGGCGTCTACCCGAAGCCGCTCACCGAGATCGTCAACCCGGCGGTGCAGCACACCATGTCCGATGTCAACGAGAAGGACCCCCAGCCGACAGTGCCCACCGTGGAGGCGGCGAAGTGA
- the nuoN gene encoding NADH-quinone oxidoreductase subunit NuoN translates to MNVLSADAIERIPAPHIEYAQLAPTLIVIGAAILGVLVEAFVPRKSRYYVQVFLAVAALASAFAAVVALAAGGYGTTKAQIAAMGAIAVDGPALFLQGTILLASVVALFTFAERRLDPAAHGNRVDSFAAQAASVPGSESEKAAVKAGFTTTEVFPLALFAIAGMLIFPAANDLLTLFIALEVFSLPLYLLCAVARRQRLMSQEAAVKYFLLGAFSSAFLLFGIALMYGYAGSVSYAAIADVVDGTVTTLDPALASTMGNDVLLLIGGALILMGLLFKVGAVPFHMWTPDVYQGAPTPVTGFMAAATKVAAFGALLRLLYVVLPGLRWDWRPVMWGVAIVTMLAGAVIAVTQTDVKRLLAYSSIAHAGFILAGVIATSEEGISSVLFYLAAYSFVTIGAFAVVTLVRDAGGEATHLSKWAGLGRRSPLTAAVFAVFLLAFAGIPLTSGFSGKFAVFSAAAEGGAGALVVVGVVSSAIAAFFYIRVIVLMFFSEPKADGPTVAVPSPLTMSTIAVGVAVTVVLGVAPQYFLDLAGQASVFVR, encoded by the coding sequence GTGAACGTCCTGAGCGCCGACGCGATCGAACGGATCCCGGCACCGCACATCGAGTACGCCCAGCTCGCACCCACGCTGATCGTGATCGGTGCGGCCATCCTGGGCGTCCTCGTGGAGGCCTTCGTACCGCGCAAGTCCCGTTACTACGTCCAGGTGTTCCTGGCCGTCGCGGCCCTCGCCTCCGCCTTCGCGGCCGTGGTGGCCCTGGCCGCCGGCGGGTATGGCACCACCAAGGCCCAGATCGCCGCGATGGGCGCCATCGCGGTGGACGGGCCCGCCCTGTTCCTCCAGGGCACCATCCTGCTCGCCTCGGTGGTCGCCCTCTTCACCTTCGCCGAGCGGCGCCTGGACCCGGCGGCGCACGGCAACCGGGTCGACTCCTTCGCCGCCCAGGCCGCCTCGGTCCCGGGCAGCGAGAGCGAGAAGGCCGCGGTCAAGGCCGGGTTCACCACCACCGAGGTGTTCCCGCTGGCCCTGTTCGCGATCGCCGGCATGCTGATCTTCCCGGCGGCCAACGACCTGCTGACCCTGTTCATCGCCCTGGAAGTGTTCTCCCTCCCGCTGTACCTGCTCTGCGCCGTCGCCCGCCGCCAGCGGCTGATGTCGCAGGAGGCCGCGGTCAAGTACTTCCTGCTGGGCGCCTTCTCCTCCGCCTTCCTGCTGTTCGGCATCGCCCTGATGTACGGCTATGCGGGCTCCGTCTCGTACGCCGCCATCGCCGATGTCGTGGACGGCACGGTCACCACCCTGGACCCGGCACTGGCCTCCACCATGGGCAATGACGTGCTGCTGCTGATCGGCGGCGCGCTCATCCTGATGGGCCTGCTGTTCAAGGTCGGCGCAGTGCCGTTCCACATGTGGACCCCGGACGTCTACCAGGGCGCGCCCACCCCGGTGACCGGCTTCATGGCGGCGGCGACCAAGGTGGCCGCCTTCGGCGCCCTGCTCCGGCTGCTGTACGTGGTCCTGCCCGGCCTGCGCTGGGACTGGCGGCCGGTGATGTGGGGCGTGGCGATCGTGACGATGCTGGCGGGTGCGGTCATCGCCGTCACCCAGACCGACGTCAAGCGGCTGCTGGCCTACTCCTCGATCGCGCACGCCGGCTTCATCCTGGCCGGTGTGATCGCCACCTCGGAGGAGGGGATCTCCTCGGTCCTCTTCTACCTGGCCGCGTACTCCTTCGTGACGATCGGTGCGTTCGCCGTGGTCACCCTGGTGCGCGACGCGGGCGGCGAGGCCACCCACCTGTCCAAGTGGGCCGGTCTGGGCCGTCGTTCCCCGCTGACCGCGGCGGTGTTCGCGGTGTTCCTGCTGGCCTTTGCCGGTATCCCGCTGACCAGCGGGTTCTCCGGGAAGTTCGCGGTGTTCAGCGCGGCGGCGGAGGGCGGCGCGGGTGCGCTGGTCGTGGTCGGCGTGGTCTCGTCCGCGATCGCCGCGTTCTTCTACATCCGGGTGATCGTGCTGATGTTCTTCAGCGAGCCGAAGGCCGACGGCCCGACGGTGGCGGTGCCCTCGCCACTGACGATGTCCACCATCGCGGTGGGTGTGGCGGTGACGGTGGTGCTGGGCGTGGCCCCGCAGTACTTCCTGGACCTGGCGGGCCAGGCGAGCGTCTTCGTCCGCTGA
- the fahA gene encoding fumarylacetoacetase produces MPQQSPLDVPEGDPFGPHNLPYGVFSTAEEPARRRIGVRLGGHVLDAGAAALALGSPYAGLLGQSSLNPLLAAGRTVWHDVRRALTAWVTDPGHRPTVEPHLIALDGLTLHLPYEVADYVDFYASEHHATNVGRMFRPDGDALTPNWKHLPIGYHGRSGTIVVSGTDVVRPSGQRKTPADAAPVFGPSTKLDIEAEVGFVVGTPSAMGEQVALGDFREHVFGLFLLNDWSARDIQAWEYVPLGPFLGKSFATSVSAWVTPLEALDSARVAPPARDFPLLPYLDDSTADEDGGFDLHITVSVNGQEVARPPFASMYWTAAQQLAHMTVNGASLRTGDVYGSGTVSGPEVDQRGSLLELTWNGHDAIELADGKRTFLEDGDTVTMTAWAPGPDGVRVGLGEVTGRIVGAR; encoded by the coding sequence ATGCCCCAGCAGAGCCCCCTCGACGTCCCCGAGGGCGATCCGTTCGGACCGCACAACCTCCCGTACGGGGTGTTCAGCACCGCCGAGGAGCCGGCCCGGCGGCGCATCGGCGTGCGGCTCGGCGGCCATGTCCTCGACGCGGGCGCAGCCGCCCTCGCGCTCGGCTCCCCGTACGCCGGACTGCTCGGGCAGTCCTCCCTCAACCCGCTGCTCGCCGCCGGCCGCACCGTCTGGCACGACGTACGCCGCGCCCTGACCGCCTGGGTGACCGACCCCGGGCACCGGCCGACCGTCGAACCGCACCTCATCGCCCTCGACGGACTCACCCTGCACCTGCCGTACGAGGTCGCCGACTACGTCGACTTCTACGCCAGCGAGCACCACGCCACCAACGTGGGCCGGATGTTCCGCCCGGACGGCGACGCGCTCACCCCCAACTGGAAGCACCTGCCCATCGGCTACCACGGCCGCTCCGGCACCATCGTGGTCTCGGGCACCGATGTCGTCCGGCCCTCCGGGCAGCGCAAGACCCCCGCCGATGCGGCGCCCGTCTTCGGGCCCAGCACCAAGCTCGACATCGAGGCCGAGGTCGGCTTCGTCGTCGGCACCCCGTCCGCGATGGGCGAGCAGGTCGCCCTCGGCGACTTCCGCGAGCACGTCTTCGGGCTGTTCCTGCTCAACGACTGGTCCGCGCGGGACATCCAGGCCTGGGAGTACGTGCCGCTCGGCCCCTTCCTCGGCAAGTCCTTCGCCACCTCGGTATCGGCCTGGGTGACCCCGCTGGAGGCCCTGGACTCCGCCCGGGTCGCACCGCCCGCCCGCGACTTCCCCCTGCTCCCCTACCTCGACGACTCCACGGCGGACGAGGACGGCGGCTTCGACCTGCACATCACCGTGTCGGTCAACGGGCAGGAGGTGGCCCGGCCGCCGTTCGCGAGCATGTACTGGACGGCCGCCCAGCAGCTCGCCCATATGACGGTCAACGGCGCCTCGCTGCGCACCGGCGACGTCTACGGCTCCGGCACGGTCAGCGGCCCCGAGGTGGACCAGCGGGGCTCCCTGCTGGAGCTGACCTGGAACGGCCACGACGCCATCGAACTGGCCGACGGCAAGCGCACCTTCCTGGAGGACGGCGACACCGTCACCATGACCGCCTGGGCGCCCGGCCCGGACGGCGTCCGGGTGGGCCTCGGCGAGGTCACCGGCCGGATCGTGGGCGCCCGCTAG
- a CDS encoding Cof-type HAD-IIB family hydrolase, with product MTRALPRSLAPSPSPSSSLPYALIATDLDGTLLRAGDTVSPRSYAALARARAAGARHIVVTGRPVPQVRHVLDGLGYTGLAVCGQGAQVYDAAGGRLLHSVRMDRELAEVALGKIEAEIGEVYAAVNGEALDTAMLIGPGYRMPHPHLATVRVDRRAELWSAPINKVLLQHPELDDDELTRIARGVVGHLVNVTMAGEHTVELQPPGVSKASGLALAAAELGLSGAATIAFGDMPNDVPMFAWAAHGVAMANAHAELVAVADEVTLSCEDDGIAVVLERLYP from the coding sequence GTGACTCGCGCCCTCCCCCGCTCCCTCGCGCCCTCCCCTTCCCCCTCCTCGTCCCTGCCCTACGCCCTGATCGCCACCGACCTGGACGGGACCCTGCTGCGCGCCGGTGACACCGTCTCGCCCCGCTCGTACGCCGCGCTCGCGCGGGCGCGCGCGGCGGGCGCCCGGCACATCGTGGTGACCGGCCGCCCCGTCCCCCAGGTACGCCATGTCCTGGACGGCCTCGGATACACGGGGCTCGCGGTGTGCGGGCAGGGCGCGCAGGTGTACGACGCGGCGGGCGGGCGGCTGCTGCACTCCGTGCGGATGGACCGGGAGCTGGCGGAGGTCGCGCTCGGGAAGATCGAGGCGGAGATCGGGGAGGTCTACGCAGCGGTCAACGGGGAGGCCCTGGACACGGCGATGCTGATAGGGCCGGGCTACCGGATGCCGCACCCGCACCTGGCGACGGTCCGGGTCGACCGCCGGGCCGAGCTCTGGTCGGCCCCGATCAACAAGGTGCTGCTCCAGCATCCGGAGCTGGACGACGACGAACTGACCCGGATCGCGCGGGGGGTGGTCGGACACCTGGTCAATGTGACGATGGCGGGGGAGCACACGGTGGAGCTCCAGCCGCCGGGCGTCTCGAAGGCGAGCGGGCTGGCGCTCGCGGCGGCCGAACTGGGCCTGAGCGGGGCCGCGACGATCGCGTTCGGCGACATGCCGAACGACGTCCCGATGTTCGCGTGGGCGGCGCATGGCGTGGCGATGGCGAATGCGCACGCGGAGCTGGTCGCGGTGGCCGACGAGGTCACCCTGTCCTGCGAGGACGACGGCATCGCGGTGGTCCTGGAGCGCCTCTACCCCTGA
- a CDS encoding CocE/NonD family hydrolase, producing the protein MIIRTEFPHETMHDDVRIPMRDGTELYARIWRPVTAEPVPALLEYLPYRLTDWTAPRDWQRHPWYAGHGYASVRVDVRGHGNSDGRPGDEYDAQELADGVAVVEWLAAQPWCTGSVGMFGISWGGFNSLQIAALAPEPLKAVVTVCSTDDRYDNDVHYMGGSVLAVDMHAWAATMLAFTARPPDPLYAGEGWREQWLSRLESMEPLIHTWLSHQTRDDYWKHGSVCEDYGAIQAAVLAVGGWHDPYRDTVLRLAEHLPADRVRGLIGPWSHQYPDRGLPPGPAIGFLQETLRWWDHWLKGADNGVMDEPLLRSWISDSHPPRTVYQELPGHWAADPAWPSPNVTPTAYALQGEPVQVRSPQHTGADAGRFFPFGNDADLPPDQREEDAKSACFEFPVPDGSAVEVLGRPSVTVRLRMDVPYGQVIARLCDVAPDGSSTLVTRGALNLSARTGRDRAVPWPAGAWEEVSFELNGIGHSFPPGHRIRLALSSAYWPWIWPRAGSEAGWTVDPAGSTLTLPVRSPSAEAATADGSVAFEAPEQSEPLGVSFPVTLDEPRPERLVVRDVARGMWRLEVDPRYGGTRVYPDGLEFGEDASEVYEIQESDPLSARARSEWRIRLHRPELGWDARVETRSETWCDEGGFLTSNEVVCREGGEVVFHRTWERRLPRAAG; encoded by the coding sequence ATGATCATCCGTACCGAGTTCCCCCACGAGACCATGCACGACGACGTCCGGATCCCGATGCGGGACGGCACCGAGCTCTACGCGCGGATCTGGCGCCCGGTCACCGCCGAACCGGTGCCGGCGCTGCTGGAGTACCTGCCGTACCGGCTGACCGACTGGACCGCACCCCGGGACTGGCAGCGGCACCCCTGGTACGCCGGGCACGGCTACGCCTCCGTACGGGTGGACGTGCGCGGGCACGGCAACAGCGACGGCCGCCCGGGCGACGAGTACGACGCGCAGGAACTCGCCGACGGGGTCGCGGTCGTCGAATGGCTGGCCGCCCAGCCCTGGTGCACCGGCTCGGTCGGCATGTTCGGCATCTCCTGGGGCGGCTTCAACTCCCTCCAGATCGCCGCCCTCGCCCCCGAGCCGCTGAAGGCGGTCGTCACCGTCTGCTCCACCGACGACCGCTACGACAACGACGTCCACTACATGGGCGGCTCGGTGCTGGCCGTGGACATGCACGCCTGGGCGGCCACCATGCTGGCCTTCACCGCCCGCCCGCCGGACCCGCTGTACGCGGGCGAGGGCTGGCGGGAGCAGTGGCTGTCCCGCCTGGAATCCATGGAACCCCTGATCCACACCTGGCTGTCCCACCAGACCCGGGACGACTACTGGAAGCACGGCAGCGTCTGCGAGGACTACGGGGCGATCCAAGCGGCCGTGCTCGCGGTCGGCGGCTGGCACGACCCGTACCGGGACACGGTCCTCCGGCTCGCCGAACACCTGCCGGCCGACCGGGTCCGCGGCCTGATCGGGCCCTGGTCCCACCAGTACCCGGACCGCGGACTGCCGCCCGGCCCGGCGATCGGCTTCCTCCAGGAGACCCTGCGCTGGTGGGACCACTGGCTGAAGGGGGCCGACAACGGGGTCATGGACGAGCCGCTGCTGCGCTCCTGGATCAGCGACTCGCACCCGCCGCGCACGGTCTACCAGGAGCTGCCCGGCCACTGGGCCGCCGACCCCGCCTGGCCCTCGCCGAACGTCACGCCGACGGCGTACGCCCTCCAGGGCGAGCCGGTGCAGGTGCGCTCCCCGCAGCACACCGGGGCGGACGCGGGCCGGTTCTTCCCCTTCGGCAACGACGCGGATCTGCCCCCGGACCAGCGGGAGGAGGACGCGAAGTCGGCCTGCTTCGAGTTCCCGGTACCGGACGGCTCCGCCGTGGAGGTGCTGGGCCGCCCCTCGGTGACGGTCCGCCTCCGCATGGACGTCCCGTACGGGCAGGTGATCGCCCGGCTCTGCGACGTCGCCCCCGACGGGTCCTCGACCCTGGTCACCCGGGGCGCGCTCAACCTGTCGGCGCGGACGGGCCGGGACCGGGCGGTGCCCTGGCCCGCCGGGGCCTGGGAGGAGGTCTCCTTCGAGCTCAACGGCATCGGCCACTCCTTCCCGCCCGGCCACCGCATCCGGCTGGCCCTCTCCTCCGCGTACTGGCCGTGGATCTGGCCGCGGGCCGGCTCGGAGGCGGGCTGGACGGTGGACCCGGCGGGCAGCACCCTGACCCTGCCGGTGCGGTCCCCTTCGGCGGAGGCGGCGACGGCGGACGGCTCGGTCGCGTTCGAGGCACCGGAACAGTCGGAGCCGCTGGGCGTGTCCTTCCCCGTCACCCTGGACGAGCCCCGTCCGGAACGGCTGGTGGTACGGGACGTGGCCCGCGGGATGTGGCGGCTGGAGGTGGACCCCCGGTACGGGGGCACCCGGGTGTACCCGGACGGCCTGGAGTTCGGCGAGGACGCGTCCGAGGTGTACGAGATCCAGGAGTCGGACCCGCTGTCGGCGCGGGCCCGCTCGGAGTGGCGGATCCGGCTGCACCGGCCGGAGCTGGGCTGGGACGCCCGGGTGGAGACCCGGTCGGAGACCTGGTGCGACGAGGGCGGCTTCCTGACCTCGAACGAGGTGGTGTGCCGGGAGGGCGGGGAGGTGGTGTTCCACCGCACCTGGGAACGCCGGCTGCCGCGCGCGGCAGGCTGA
- a CDS encoding peptide MFS transporter has translation MDPEADQPPPADDHAFLGHPRGLATLSGLEVWERFSFLGMQAILVLYFADTVANGGLGMDPGTAASVSAAYGTLVYLVSIAGGWLADRMLGSYRAVLWGGILIACGHYAMAVPTTAMTWAGLGLISAGTGLLKPNVAGMVGKLYRTADERRDAGFALYYMGINIGAFAGPLVTAWLGEHKGWHWGFSAAALGMTAGLVQYVRGRRHLAGRKHSAEFPLAPDAMRRALWTIAGGLLALSALCALLAAAGWLTMDRFVDVLTLASVIAPVVYFTLMFRSPQVSAEERGRLRPYVVLFLASVAFNFILFQAYSTMMLLASTNARTTILGFDFPAGWYASALGAFEVALAPVVAAVWVRMGRRQPHASNKIAFGVILGGLSFLLMVIPTSGHATDTYRMAAWWIVGSYLLLGLGDVLLQTSGMSASSKLAPKAFSSQTMALWFLSLALANGIQAQVVKVYGQVSNPVYFGVNGAVAVAVGLAVIALAPWLKRTMHPVH, from the coding sequence GTGGACCCCGAAGCCGACCAGCCGCCGCCCGCCGACGACCACGCCTTCCTCGGACACCCCCGGGGCCTGGCCACCCTGTCCGGGCTGGAGGTCTGGGAACGCTTCTCGTTCCTGGGCATGCAGGCCATCCTCGTCCTGTACTTCGCGGACACCGTGGCCAACGGCGGCCTGGGCATGGACCCCGGCACCGCCGCATCCGTCTCGGCGGCCTACGGAACCCTGGTCTACCTGGTCTCCATCGCCGGCGGATGGCTCGCCGACCGGATGCTCGGCTCCTACCGGGCCGTCCTGTGGGGCGGCATCCTCATCGCCTGCGGCCACTACGCCATGGCCGTCCCGACCACCGCCATGACCTGGGCCGGCCTCGGCCTGATCAGCGCCGGCACCGGCCTGCTCAAGCCCAATGTCGCCGGCATGGTCGGCAAGCTCTACCGGACGGCGGACGAGCGGCGCGACGCCGGCTTCGCCCTCTACTACATGGGCATAAACATCGGCGCCTTCGCCGGCCCGCTGGTCACCGCCTGGCTCGGCGAGCACAAGGGCTGGCACTGGGGCTTCTCGGCCGCCGCCCTCGGCATGACCGCCGGACTGGTGCAGTACGTACGGGGCCGCCGCCATCTGGCCGGACGGAAGCACTCGGCCGAGTTCCCCCTCGCCCCCGACGCCATGCGCCGCGCCCTGTGGACCATCGCCGGCGGCCTGCTCGCCCTGTCCGCGCTCTGCGCTCTGCTCGCCGCCGCCGGGTGGCTGACCATGGACCGCTTCGTCGACGTCCTCACCCTCGCCTCGGTGATCGCGCCCGTCGTCTACTTCACCCTGATGTTCCGCAGCCCCCAGGTCAGCGCCGAGGAGCGCGGCCGGCTGCGCCCGTACGTGGTGCTCTTCCTCGCCTCGGTCGCCTTCAACTTCATCCTCTTCCAGGCGTACTCCACGATGATGCTGCTCGCCTCGACCAACGCCCGCACCACCATCCTCGGCTTCGACTTCCCGGCCGGCTGGTACGCCTCCGCGCTCGGCGCCTTCGAGGTGGCGCTGGCCCCGGTGGTGGCGGCCGTCTGGGTCCGGATGGGCCGCCGCCAGCCGCACGCCTCCAACAAGATCGCCTTCGGGGTGATCCTGGGCGGCCTGTCCTTCCTGCTGATGGTGATCCCCACCTCCGGGCACGCCACGGACACCTACCGGATGGCCGCCTGGTGGATCGTCGGCTCCTACCTGCTGCTCGGCCTGGGCGACGTCCTGCTCCAGACCTCCGGCATGTCCGCCAGCAGCAAGCTCGCCCCCAAGGCCTTCAGCAGCCAGACCATGGCCCTGTGGTTCCTCTCGCTGGCCCTGGCCAACGGCATCCAGGCCCAGGTCGTGAAGGTGTACGGCCAGGTGTCCAACCCCGTGTACTTCGGGGTGAACGGCGCCGTCGCGGTGGCCGTCGGCCTGGCCGTGATCGCCCTCGCACCGTGGCTCAAGCGCACCATGCACCCCGTTCACTGA
- a CDS encoding polyprenyl synthetase family protein, translating to MTVVGPFGLSVRDQALETDVQAGLAAVEAGLLEATKSEVPFITEAAQHLVRAGGKRFRPLLVMLASRFGDPHAPGIVPSAVVVELTHLATLYHDDVMDEADVRRGVASANARWGNSVAVLTGDFLFARASHILADLGPEAVRIQAEAFERLVTGQILETAGPRDGRDPVAHYLDVIAGKTGSLIAVSGRFGALMSGADESVVDILTQYGERLGTAFQLADDVLDIASDSHESGKTPGTDLREGIPTLPVLRLREMAARDGKAEDLELVALLESDLTDDARHAEALARLRVHPALEQARRDTVRYAEDARAMLAPLPECFAKSALEELCDAVVHRAG from the coding sequence GTGACCGTCGTCGGGCCGTTCGGACTGAGCGTGCGGGACCAGGCTCTTGAGACCGATGTCCAGGCCGGACTGGCGGCCGTGGAGGCGGGTCTGCTGGAGGCCACCAAGAGTGAGGTCCCCTTCATCACCGAGGCCGCACAGCACCTGGTGCGCGCCGGAGGCAAGCGCTTCCGGCCGCTGCTGGTGATGCTGGCCTCCCGGTTCGGGGATCCGCATGCACCCGGAATCGTGCCCTCCGCCGTGGTGGTGGAGCTCACCCACCTCGCCACCCTCTACCACGACGACGTCATGGACGAGGCGGACGTGCGCCGCGGGGTGGCCAGCGCCAACGCCCGCTGGGGCAACTCGGTGGCCGTGCTGACGGGTGACTTCCTGTTCGCCCGGGCCTCGCACATCCTGGCCGACCTCGGCCCGGAGGCCGTCCGCATCCAGGCCGAGGCCTTCGAGCGGCTGGTGACGGGGCAGATCCTGGAGACCGCCGGCCCGCGCGACGGCCGTGACCCGGTCGCCCACTACCTCGACGTCATCGCCGGCAAGACCGGCTCGCTGATCGCCGTATCCGGCCGGTTCGGCGCGCTGATGTCCGGTGCCGACGAGTCGGTCGTCGACATCCTCACCCAGTACGGCGAACGCCTCGGCACCGCCTTCCAGCTGGCCGACGACGTCCTCGACATCGCCTCCGACTCCCACGAGTCCGGCAAGACCCCCGGCACCGACCTGCGCGAGGGCATCCCGACCCTGCCCGTGCTGCGGCTGCGCGAGATGGCCGCCCGGGACGGCAAGGCCGAGGACCTGGAGCTCGTCGCCCTGCTCGAGAGCGATCTGACGGACGACGCCCGGCACGCCGAGGCCCTGGCCCGGCTGCGCGTCCACCCGGCGCTGGAGCAGGCCCGCCGGGACACCGTCCGGTACGCGGAGGACGCCCGCGCCATGCTGGCCCCGCTGCCCGAGTGCTTTGCGAAGTCCGCGCTGGAAGAGCTGTGCGACGCGGTGGTGCACCGCGCCGGGTAG